The bacterium genome includes a region encoding these proteins:
- a CDS encoding B12-binding domain-containing radical SAM protein, protein MSAPTPHEIVLVQPGPHRMQLGGALLHLPLALMSLAAWLRRDERYGDCIRILDMHIHKPDPSMFERARIVGITAMTGQQVYYGLQAAAMVRRVNPKAIIVWGGVHPTLMYEQTIRHEFVDVVVSGEGEDTFKDVVDAVFSGVPIEGIPGTCVKDGNGGITAGPERELLDMNDLPLPAYDLVDIHDYSGIEFQFDYQSSRGCPFRCGFCYNTVFSGRRWRAKNPVKVAEELAYLQKRHAVKNFAMADDEFFIDTRRIETLFGDILERGLRFGIVASCRLDIIRKFSPESLAIMKKAGVFQLFFGAESGSETTLSLIRKDITVNDIIEGARRVAEAGIRPILSFMSGFPGETFEQFGQTLDTIERLRKTHPLITVNGVFPFNAYPGTELFCKSREMGLKTPETLDAWGSWNFQYEPDNPWLDRRMKQWMQISFYIVRFRYYLARYGDRHGNGFRVRLVRLLSMPLTLSARIRWSKRWFGFAWEWRLFAFMVRKTFGYL, encoded by the coding sequence ATGTCAGCACCGACTCCACATGAAATAGTCCTTGTTCAGCCGGGACCGCACCGTATGCAACTCGGCGGAGCGCTTCTCCACCTGCCTCTTGCTCTCATGTCCCTTGCCGCATGGCTGCGCCGTGACGAACGGTATGGGGATTGCATCCGGATTCTCGACATGCACATACACAAACCCGACCCATCCATGTTCGAGCGAGCACGGATAGTCGGCATCACCGCCATGACCGGGCAACAGGTGTATTACGGGCTGCAGGCGGCTGCGATGGTGCGGCGTGTCAATCCGAAAGCGATAATCGTCTGGGGCGGCGTCCATCCCACCCTCATGTACGAACAGACTATCCGGCATGAGTTTGTCGATGTGGTAGTTTCGGGCGAAGGCGAGGATACCTTCAAAGATGTTGTCGATGCGGTTTTTTCGGGCGTACCAATCGAGGGAATTCCCGGCACCTGCGTTAAGGACGGCAACGGAGGAATTACTGCCGGACCGGAGAGGGAACTGCTCGACATGAACGATCTTCCGCTGCCGGCTTACGATCTTGTGGATATCCATGATTACAGCGGGATAGAATTCCAGTTCGATTACCAGTCCTCGCGAGGATGCCCCTTCCGCTGCGGTTTCTGTTATAACACGGTCTTTTCGGGAAGGAGATGGCGGGCCAAAAACCCAGTAAAAGTCGCGGAAGAGCTGGCATATCTTCAGAAACGCCATGCTGTCAAAAATTTCGCCATGGCGGACGACGAGTTTTTCATCGATACACGGCGAATCGAGACGCTGTTCGGGGATATCCTCGAACGGGGGCTCCGGTTCGGAATCGTTGCTTCCTGCAGGCTCGACATCATCCGTAAATTCTCGCCGGAATCTCTGGCCATAATGAAAAAGGCCGGTGTATTCCAATTGTTTTTCGGCGCCGAATCCGGTTCGGAGACAACACTATCCCTCATCCGCAAGGACATAACCGTCAATGACATTATCGAGGGCGCACGAAGGGTTGCAGAAGCAGGAATTCGCCCAATCCTGAGCTTTATGAGCGGTTTTCCGGGCGAAACATTCGAACAGTTCGGGCAGACGCTCGATACTATAGAACGGCTGCGGAAAACACACCCGCTCATAACGGTCAACGGCGTATTCCCCTTTAATGCCTATCCGGGAACGGAGCTGTTCTGCAAATCACGGGAAATGGGCCTTAAAACACCGGAAACACTCGATGCATGGGGAAGCTGGAACTTTCAGTACGAGCCCGATAATCCCTGGCTTGACAGAAGAATGAAACAGTGGATGCAGATAAGTTTTTATATTGTCCGGTTCAGGTACTACCTTGCACGGTATGGAGACCGTCACGGGAACGGTTTCAGGGTTCGTCTCGTCAGGTTATTATCCATGCCGCTTACTCTTTCGGCGCGAATACGCTGGTCGAAGCGCTGGTTCGGTTTCGCATGGGAATGGAGGCTTTTCGCTTTTATGGTTCGAAAGACCTTCGGATATTTATAG
- a CDS encoding DUF362 domain-containing protein, which translates to MKRRNFIKTAATGAGTITALSMCEMFKPNDAGAFPTSGGMGVEEALYMLDNGKEKNIAPAIRPEILSNPRAVFIIETHVDARKDESGHFTEAVPQLESAGRSVAADIFVKGTAKGGSTFIKPNFTFVYDYCYNRTTGVYSSPDFIGGMAEHLRDLGNTNIVCGEGPTAARIHRLGGVYDAFDAHNLPMIEAGYERFSHFKKHELNWKKTQNSLIWKQIPYFRPIADEDNFFINVSALKCHFTALTTLTVKNLQGCVPVGYGQLCTSWDAFEHDAERAGIPYKRDFYSDFQQRIEASFLKHRAAGFKRWDPTGSYKRYEDKGGWDAYKKVKKDPDALKDFMNGIDSLMQHEMWIQRGLDNAETLKPTISIVEGIIGLDGEELNRDRIGDDQLCNIIFVGLSPFEIDAVASYYMGHDPRELWYTRVAKERGFGECDPGKIDIYWIRNGEIIPLKNLSEIKRHPIGLNWARLKDPNERLFW; encoded by the coding sequence ATGAAACGAAGAAATTTTATTAAAACGGCAGCGACCGGCGCCGGGACCATCACAGCTCTCTCCATGTGCGAGATGTTTAAGCCGAACGATGCGGGCGCTTTCCCGACAAGCGGAGGAATGGGTGTCGAAGAGGCGCTCTATATGCTCGATAATGGCAAAGAAAAGAACATCGCTCCTGCAATCAGGCCTGAAATCCTCTCCAATCCCCGGGCAGTTTTCATCATCGAAACCCATGTCGATGCCCGTAAGGACGAAAGCGGCCATTTTACCGAAGCGGTTCCTCAGCTCGAATCTGCGGGACGGAGTGTCGCAGCGGATATCTTCGTGAAAGGCACGGCGAAAGGCGGTTCGACATTCATCAAGCCGAATTTTACGTTTGTCTACGATTATTGTTACAACAGGACAACCGGAGTATATTCATCGCCCGATTTTATCGGCGGCATGGCCGAGCATCTGCGTGACCTCGGGAACACGAACATCGTATGCGGCGAGGGCCCTACGGCAGCGAGAATACACCGGCTCGGCGGCGTTTACGATGCATTCGATGCGCATAATTTACCCATGATCGAGGCGGGTTACGAGCGGTTTTCACATTTCAAAAAGCATGAGCTCAACTGGAAGAAAACACAAAATTCCCTCATCTGGAAACAGATTCCCTATTTCCGACCTATCGCCGATGAGGACAATTTTTTCATCAACGTTTCTGCGCTCAAATGTCATTTTACCGCACTGACAACACTCACGGTTAAGAACCTCCAGGGATGCGTCCCCGTCGGGTACGGTCAGCTCTGCACTTCCTGGGATGCATTCGAACATGACGCCGAGCGCGCGGGAATACCCTATAAGCGGGATTTCTACAGTGATTTCCAGCAGCGGATCGAAGCATCGTTTCTCAAGCACCGTGCAGCGGGTTTCAAACGATGGGACCCGACGGGCAGTTACAAGCGGTACGAGGACAAAGGCGGATGGGATGCCTACAAAAAAGTTAAAAAAGACCCGGATGCGCTGAAAGACTTCATGAACGGCATAGACTCGCTCATGCAGCATGAAATGTGGATTCAGCGCGGGCTCGACAATGCCGAAACGCTCAAACCCACGATCAGCATCGTCGAAGGAATCATCGGCCTGGACGGCGAGGAACTCAACAGGGACAGGATCGGTGACGACCAGTTATGCAACATAATTTTTGTCGGCCTTTCGCCCTTCGAGATCGATGCGGTCGCGAGCTATTACATGGGTCACGATCCCCGGGAGCTCTGGTATACCAGAGTTGCAAAAGAACGCGGTTTCGGCGAATGCGATCCCGGCAAAATAGATATCTACTGGATACGCAACGGAGAGATTATCCCTCTGAAAAATCTCTCCGAGATCAAACGTCACCCGATCGGACTCAACTGGGCGCGTCTGAAAGACCCGAACGAACGGCTTTTCTGGTAA
- a CDS encoding RidA family protein, whose product MKRITFCLLMCIIIVLFISYSIAADPLIKKFSRPGAAPTLYYSGIMVGKTYFVAGTGDGNPESPDETYYAKTQRCMKSIQNSLKMAGLDLENVVQAWVMLEDPDQAGEMTKAWKETFPSNSPARTTISVANIPGPSQIEITAIAYSDLSERKIVGPKDLTYSLGVLAGNTLYVSGRGSAIPGGGQPETFEDQARQAMKNMEAALKEAGLGFGHVVWSNIYLDNYENYGVFNKVYSEFFEFGNEPARVTVFVEGIPGGNHVEVTCIATTDLSTRKVVRPPSMKYGPGETAPTASPGMWSGNILYLSAQTGYVPSEGIGTVDIEKQFRQLMQNHLDVLKEAGLGFEDIVSANVYLRNINDYGPMNDMYKEYFTANGPGVRTCFQPNHGFEKNDVRLKASFIMAGERKK is encoded by the coding sequence ATGAAAAGAATCACCTTCTGTTTATTGATGTGTATAATCATCGTCCTGTTCATTTCATACAGCATTGCAGCCGATCCCCTCATTAAAAAATTCTCCCGTCCGGGAGCGGCTCCGACATTGTATTATTCCGGCATTATGGTGGGAAAGACATATTTCGTTGCCGGGACCGGCGACGGTAATCCCGAAAGCCCCGATGAAACATATTACGCCAAAACACAGCGGTGCATGAAGAGCATACAGAATTCTCTCAAAATGGCGGGTCTCGACCTTGAAAATGTCGTCCAGGCCTGGGTGATGCTCGAGGACCCCGATCAGGCGGGTGAAATGACAAAGGCGTGGAAAGAGACGTTCCCGTCGAATTCACCGGCGCGGACGACTATCAGCGTCGCCAATATCCCCGGTCCGTCGCAGATTGAAATAACCGCCATAGCATATAGCGACCTGTCCGAACGTAAGATAGTCGGGCCGAAAGACCTTACCTACAGTCTCGGTGTTCTTGCGGGGAATACCCTCTATGTTTCGGGAAGGGGAAGCGCCATTCCCGGCGGCGGTCAGCCCGAAACATTCGAGGATCAGGCCCGTCAGGCCATGAAGAACATGGAAGCGGCGCTCAAAGAAGCCGGACTCGGTTTCGGTCATGTTGTCTGGAGCAACATATATCTTGACAATTATGAGAATTACGGCGTTTTCAACAAGGTCTACAGCGAATTTTTCGAGTTTGGTAACGAGCCCGCGCGTGTCACCGTATTCGTGGAAGGAATTCCCGGCGGGAATCATGTCGAGGTTACCTGTATAGCGACCACCGATCTTTCGACCCGCAAAGTGGTTCGTCCCCCGAGCATGAAGTACGGTCCGGGCGAAACAGCCCCGACAGCGAGTCCCGGAATGTGGTCGGGAAACATACTCTATCTATCAGCCCAGACCGGATATGTACCATCCGAGGGTATCGGGACGGTCGATATTGAAAAGCAGTTCAGGCAGCTTATGCAGAACCACCTCGATGTTCTGAAGGAAGCCGGGCTCGGATTCGAAGATATTGTATCGGCGAATGTATATCTGCGGAACATCAACGATTACGGTCCGATGAACGATATGTACAAGGAGTATTTCACAGCGAACGGACCGGGAGTGAGAACCTGTTTTCAGCCCAATCACGGGTTCGAGAAGAATGATGTGAGGCTGAAAGCATCCTTTATCATGGCAGGTGAACGGAAGAAGTGA
- a CDS encoding class I SAM-dependent methyltransferase, with protein MIGRELEFDTSLSWPERLYIKIFGIPINGLRIRARRVLPLISSQYKNILDSGCGQGVFTFEIARRLPGSMVTGVDTDRGKLERNGRIALSAGLTNCRFEYMDMTRPSNNEHYDLVLSLDVLEHIDDDDSILRFYHSALTSGGNLILHVPAYHRRWFFFRWKQNFDVEGHVRPGYLMENITEKVRNAGFTISEHHYTYGWLETITNNISYLITGAGMKHKYLYALVFPLLLLVSYFGKDSKPSRGAGILILAEKP; from the coding sequence ATGATAGGCAGAGAACTCGAATTTGACACATCACTGTCGTGGCCTGAACGACTCTATATAAAGATATTCGGAATACCCATAAACGGCCTGAGAATCAGAGCGCGGAGAGTGCTGCCGCTCATCTCTTCACAATATAAAAACATCCTTGATTCAGGCTGCGGACAGGGAGTATTTACCTTCGAGATCGCCCGCCGTCTCCCCGGCAGTATGGTTACGGGAGTGGATACGGACCGGGGAAAGCTTGAAAGAAACGGACGGATCGCCCTGTCGGCGGGATTGACCAACTGCCGGTTCGAATATATGGATATGACCAGACCGTCGAACAACGAACATTATGACCTTGTTCTCAGCCTCGATGTCCTCGAACACATCGATGACGATGACAGCATACTCCGTTTTTACCATTCCGCTTTAACGTCCGGCGGGAATCTGATCCTTCATGTACCTGCATATCACCGACGGTGGTTTTTTTTCCGGTGGAAGCAGAATTTCGATGTTGAAGGGCATGTCAGGCCGGGCTATTTAATGGAAAATATTACGGAGAAAGTCAGAAATGCGGGTTTTACCATCTCGGAGCACCACTACACATACGGCTGGCTCGAAACGATCACCAATAATATCTCGTACCTGATCACCGGCGCCGGGATGAAACATAAATATTTGTATGCGCTTGTATTTCCGCTGCTTCTTCTCGTCTCGTATTTCGGGAAAGACAGCAAACCCTCCCGCGGTGCGGGAATCCTTATCCTGGCGGAGAAGCCATAG